One window of the Crassaminicella thermophila genome contains the following:
- the mgtE gene encoding magnesium transporter — protein sequence MKERVIELMNEKKYTKVREEVIELNAIDIAELLEELDTNNALILFRMLPKDVSAEVFANLSNENQKYIINAITDKEIQFIMDELFFDDMIDFLEEMPASVVKKIIKNTKEDERRLINQFLNYPANSAGSLMTIEYVGLKKEMTVKQAMEYIKRIGIDKETIYTCYVMDVNRKLEGIVSLRKLVVSDDDKTIEEIMDTGVIYVNTHDDQEEIAHVFKKYNFIALPVVDKEERLIGIITIDDIVDVIEEENTEDFHKMAAMEPSEEEYLETSVITLARKRIVWLMALMISAIFTGSIISKFESVLQSVVALAAFMPMLMGTGGNAGAQSATLIIRGMALDEIELSDIFKVIWKELRVSSLVGVLLSLVNFIRLYFFQHVDIRIAMVVCSTLIVVVILAKIVGGTLPIIAKTLKLDPAIMASPMITTIVDAVSLFVYFTMASRILGIA from the coding sequence ATGAAAGAACGTGTCATTGAACTTATGAATGAAAAAAAGTATACAAAAGTAAGAGAAGAAGTAATAGAATTAAATGCAATTGATATAGCAGAACTTTTAGAAGAGCTAGATACCAATAATGCTTTGATACTTTTTAGGATGTTGCCTAAAGATGTATCGGCAGAAGTATTTGCGAATTTATCTAATGAGAATCAAAAATACATTATTAATGCAATTACAGATAAAGAAATTCAGTTTATTATGGATGAACTTTTCTTTGATGATATGATTGACTTTTTAGAAGAAATGCCTGCTAGTGTTGTAAAGAAAATAATAAAAAACACAAAAGAAGATGAAAGAAGACTAATTAATCAGTTTTTAAACTATCCTGCTAACTCTGCAGGAAGCTTAATGACTATTGAATATGTTGGATTAAAAAAAGAAATGACTGTAAAGCAGGCTATGGAATATATTAAAAGAATCGGTATTGATAAAGAAACCATTTATACCTGCTATGTTATGGATGTAAATAGAAAATTAGAGGGAATTGTATCGTTAAGGAAATTAGTTGTAAGTGATGATGATAAAACTATTGAAGAAATTATGGATACAGGAGTTATATATGTAAATACGCATGATGATCAAGAAGAAATTGCTCATGTATTCAAAAAATATAACTTTATTGCCCTGCCAGTTGTTGATAAAGAAGAAAGATTGATTGGAATTATCACAATAGATGATATTGTGGATGTTATAGAGGAAGAAAACACAGAAGATTTTCATAAGATGGCAGCTATGGAGCCATCTGAAGAGGAATATCTTGAAACTAGTGTAATTACATTGGCAAGAAAAAGAATTGTTTGGCTTATGGCTCTGATGATTTCAGCTATTTTTACAGGTAGTATTATTAGTAAGTTTGAAAGTGTACTGCAATCTGTTGTTGCTCTTGCTGCTTTCATGCCTATGCTTATGGGAACTGGTGGAAATGCAGGAGCACAATCTGCTACATTGATTATCCGGGGAATGGCTTTAGATGAAATTGAATTAAGTGATATTTTTAAAGTGATTTGGAAAGAGTTAAGAGTTAGTTCTTTAGTAGGGGTTTTATTATCTTTGGTAAATTTTATCAGATTATATTTTTTTCAACATGTAGATATAAGGATTGCTATGGTCGTATGTAGTACTTTGATTGTTGTAGTTATATTAGCAAAAATTGTAGGAGGGACATTACCTATTATTGCAAAAACTTTAAAACTTGATCCTGCTATTATGGCAAGTCCAATGATTACAACTATTGTGGATGCTGTATCGCTGTTTGTTTATTTTACAATGGCAAGTAGGATTTTGGGAATTGCGTAA
- a CDS encoding coiled-coil domain-containing protein, translating into MAKDIVLDEYIIKKNKIPILIKDKNWKALFEEHLTRAMKKIVKDLELKLAEEKEAMRQMKVYKKLKKNLMEKILYLSDEVNNNQKKEALNKLEETKEKLLEVNDKIDEFLFQIEILPKEIERLNLELLTETVKIAYKDIEEGNEKIDELTEEILKLRQQLKNDWDEKINLEKRVEDLYSYLHNTLGYEQTNKFDRKFL; encoded by the coding sequence ATGGCAAAAGATATTGTTTTGGATGAGTATATTATAAAAAAAAATAAGATACCAATTTTGATTAAAGATAAAAATTGGAAGGCTCTTTTTGAAGAACACTTGACAAGGGCAATGAAGAAGATAGTAAAAGACTTAGAATTAAAGTTAGCTGAAGAAAAAGAAGCAATGAGGCAAATGAAAGTATATAAAAAGCTTAAAAAAAATTTAATGGAGAAAATTCTTTATTTATCAGATGAAGTAAATAATAATCAAAAAAAAGAAGCCTTGAATAAGTTAGAAGAAACAAAAGAAAAATTACTAGAAGTTAATGATAAGATAGATGAATTTTTGTTCCAAATAGAAATATTGCCAAAAGAAATAGAAAGGTTAAATCTAGAATTATTAACAGAAACTGTAAAGATTGCTTATAAAGATATTGAAGAAGGAAATGAAAAGATAGACGAGCTTACAGAAGAAATATTAAAATTAAGACAACAGTTAAAGAATGATTGGGATGAAAAAATAAATTTAGAAAAAAGAGTAGAAGATCTATATTCTTATCTGCATAATACTTTAGGTTATGAACAAACTAATAAATTTGATAGAAAATTTTTATAA
- the acpS gene encoding holo-ACP synthase: MVKGIGIDIIEIKRIKNAINRNDKFLQRIFCKEEINYFSTINYRINTIAGTFAAKEAVIKALGTGLRNFKWTDIQIHRDHLGKPFVVLQNNAKKIAQENSIKEILITISHSKEYAVAQALAI; encoded by the coding sequence ATAGTGAAAGGAATTGGAATAGATATTATTGAAATTAAGAGGATTAAGAATGCAATAAATAGGAATGATAAATTCTTACAAAGAATATTTTGCAAAGAAGAGATTAATTATTTTTCAACCATTAATTATCGTATCAATACTATTGCAGGAACTTTTGCTGCAAAGGAAGCTGTCATTAAGGCGTTAGGAACAGGACTTAGAAATTTTAAATGGACAGATATACAAATACATAGAGACCATTTAGGAAAACCTTTCGTAGTTCTACAGAATAATGCAAAAAAAATAGCACAAGAGAATTCTATAAAAGAGATACTAATAACCATATCTCATAGTAAAGAGTATGCTGTGGCACAAGCTTTAGCAATTTAA
- a CDS encoding NAD(P)H-hydrate dehydratase — protein sequence MKMVNSDQIKQLDNIAMESFCIPGIVLMENAGICVFEEVLKYIEQKENKEVIVVCGLGNNGGDGFVVARHLFNKGIPVKVFITGNPSAISGDAKKNYDIIQKLNIDIQILVGVNNLKKFSEVVKGCGLIVDAIFGTGLKRDVDGFIQEIISIINKSEKGIISIDIPSGVGASDGKVYGLAVKADKTVVLALPKIGNINYPGADYAGELIIKDIGIPKAAIKNMDLNMNLITNDMVKGILPFRKRDTHKGNFGKAYVVAGSTGMTGAAILTCEAALRSGVGLLKIPVPQSLNTIMETRLTEAITVPLPEFKKGVVGISDFEKILKTMEESNVIAIGPGSGNSRELEELLRNILEHTSKPIVLDADALNSLANRKEFLKLIQSQTVMTPHVGEMSRLTELDIDYIKNNRIEVASEFSKKWNVVIVLKGARTVVAGPNGEIYINKTGNPGMSTPGSGDVLTGIITGFIAQGIEPIKAAVAAVYVHGKAGDLAAERIGEYGLLASDIIKELPITIKHIVEKIKINA from the coding sequence ATGAAAATGGTAAATAGTGATCAGATAAAACAATTAGATAATATAGCTATGGAAAGCTTTTGTATACCTGGGATTGTGCTGATGGAAAATGCAGGAATATGCGTTTTTGAGGAAGTATTAAAATACATAGAACAAAAAGAAAACAAAGAAGTAATAGTTGTATGTGGGCTTGGAAATAATGGAGGAGATGGCTTTGTTGTCGCTAGGCATTTATTTAACAAAGGAATACCTGTTAAGGTATTTATTACAGGAAATCCATCAGCTATAAGTGGCGACGCAAAGAAAAACTATGATATCATTCAAAAGTTAAATATAGATATTCAAATTTTAGTAGGTGTAAATAATTTAAAGAAATTTTCAGAGGTTGTGAAAGGCTGCGGATTGATTGTAGATGCTATTTTTGGAACAGGATTAAAAAGAGATGTTGATGGGTTTATACAAGAGATTATTTCTATTATTAATAAGTCTGAAAAGGGAATTATTTCAATTGATATACCATCAGGAGTAGGTGCAAGTGACGGAAAAGTTTATGGATTAGCAGTAAAGGCAGATAAAACTGTTGTTTTAGCTCTTCCTAAAATTGGAAATATAAATTATCCAGGTGCTGATTATGCAGGAGAGTTGATTATTAAGGATATTGGAATTCCAAAAGCTGCTATTAAAAATATGGATTTGAATATGAATCTAATCACAAATGATATGGTAAAAGGAATCTTGCCTTTTAGGAAAAGAGATACTCATAAAGGAAATTTTGGAAAAGCTTATGTTGTAGCAGGTTCTACAGGAATGACAGGAGCAGCTATTCTAACTTGTGAGGCAGCATTAAGAAGTGGAGTTGGACTATTGAAAATTCCTGTTCCACAAAGTTTAAATACAATTATGGAAACAAGACTTACAGAGGCGATTACTGTACCCCTTCCTGAATTTAAAAAAGGTGTGGTAGGGATTAGTGATTTTGAAAAGATTCTTAAAACAATGGAAGAAAGTAATGTTATCGCAATAGGTCCAGGAAGTGGAAATAGTAGAGAACTAGAAGAGCTTTTAAGAAATATTTTAGAACATACATCTAAACCTATTGTACTAGATGCTGATGCATTAAATTCTTTAGCCAATAGAAAGGAATTTTTAAAACTTATTCAATCTCAAACGGTTATGACACCTCATGTAGGGGAAATGTCAAGGCTAACAGAATTAGATATTGATTATATAAAAAATAATAGAATAGAGGTTGCGTCAGAGTTTTCTAAAAAATGGAACGTAGTAATTGTTTTAAAAGGAGCTAGAACAGTTGTAGCTGGACCAAATGGGGAAATCTATATAAACAAAACAGGAAATCCTGGTATGTCTACACCTGGTAGTGGAGATGTGCTTACAGGGATTATAACAGGCTTTATTGCCCAGGGAATAGAGCCTATAAAAGCGGCTGTAGCAGCTGTGTACGTTCATGGAAAAGCTGGAGATTTGGCAGCAGAAAGAATAGGAGAATATGGTTTATTAGCTTCAGATATAATAAAGGAGTTACCTATTACAATAAAGCATATTGTAGAAAAAATAAAAATAAATGCATAA
- a CDS encoding LolA family protein codes for MIKKVLIGILLMLLIVGCSPKTEQDIFYEAQKKLNKMEGYSCQVEITSIGNKSPQKYIMKQWFKKPNKYKLELIYPENLKGKITISNGNRAWIYHPSIEQTWIMENFSNSKEQNMFLGYFLKNCLNSEKVDICTEELENQKYLVITTEIPGNHIYFHKEKLWLNQESMNPYLLQIFDMKGKLRIEVKYEKFKYNPKLQDDFFQLK; via the coding sequence GTGATTAAAAAAGTATTGATAGGAATTTTGTTAATGTTGCTTATTGTTGGGTGTTCTCCTAAAACAGAGCAAGACATCTTTTATGAAGCACAAAAAAAATTAAACAAAATGGAAGGTTATAGCTGTCAGGTAGAAATAACTTCAATAGGTAATAAAAGTCCACAAAAATATATAATGAAACAATGGTTTAAAAAACCAAATAAATACAAATTAGAATTAATATATCCAGAAAATTTAAAGGGAAAAATTACAATATCTAATGGGAATAGAGCATGGATTTATCATCCTAGCATTGAGCAGACATGGATTATGGAGAATTTTTCGAATTCTAAAGAGCAAAATATGTTTTTAGGATACTTTCTAAAAAACTGTTTAAACTCTGAAAAGGTTGATATTTGTACTGAAGAATTAGAAAATCAAAAATATCTTGTTATTACTACAGAGATTCCCGGTAATCATATCTATTTTCATAAGGAAAAATTATGGCTTAATCAGGAGTCTATGAATCCTTATTTATTACAGATATTTGATATGAAAGGGAAACTTAGAATAGAAGTAAAATATGAAAAATTTAAATACAATCCAAAATTACAGGATGATTTTTTTCAATTAAAATAA
- the alr gene encoding alanine racemase → MLSLEKTRPVWAEVNLDYLEHNLEEIKRLVRDKTMITGVIKANAYGHGAIEVADVLINNGIDRLAVATLSEALELRRVYEDIPILILGYTQEASAEEVIKNKITQTIFTLKQAKTFSEKAKELNKDVILHIKIDTGMSRIGFRPDRNTVQIIKEIVNLPNVVVEGIFTHFAVADQRDKTFTFKQFERFKNLCYLLEKEDVKIPIKHVANSAAIMDLSEMHLDMVRAGIILYGLYPSDEVRKDFIKLKPLLSLKTKIDYIKEVDKGVGISYGLTYVTDKKSKIATIPIGYADGFTRMLSGKGEVLVNGKKAPVVGRICMDQCMIDVTDISDAKIGDEVILIGADGENSISADDLAKKLNTINYEIVCMVGRRIPRVYIKNNKIVKIKDYLFDKKD, encoded by the coding sequence ATGCTATCTTTAGAAAAAACAAGGCCTGTGTGGGCTGAAGTTAATTTAGATTATCTTGAACATAATCTAGAGGAAATAAAAAGGTTAGTAAGAGATAAAACGATGATTACAGGTGTAATCAAAGCAAATGCCTATGGACATGGTGCTATTGAGGTTGCAGATGTACTTATTAATAACGGAATAGATAGATTAGCCGTTGCAACATTGTCAGAAGCATTAGAATTAAGAAGAGTATATGAAGATATACCTATATTGATTTTAGGATACACGCAAGAGGCGAGTGCTGAAGAAGTAATCAAAAATAAAATAACACAGACTATTTTTACATTAAAGCAAGCGAAAACGTTTTCGGAAAAAGCAAAAGAGTTAAATAAAGACGTAATATTGCATATAAAGATTGATACAGGTATGAGCAGAATAGGATTTAGACCTGATAGAAATACTGTACAAATCATAAAAGAAATTGTTAATCTTCCAAATGTAGTAGTAGAAGGAATATTTACACATTTTGCTGTGGCAGATCAAAGGGATAAAACTTTTACATTTAAGCAATTTGAAAGATTTAAGAATTTATGCTATTTATTAGAAAAAGAGGATGTAAAAATTCCAATAAAACATGTGGCAAATAGTGCTGCGATTATGGATTTATCTGAAATGCATTTAGATATGGTAAGAGCAGGGATTATTCTATATGGTTTATATCCATCGGATGAAGTAAGAAAGGATTTTATCAAATTAAAACCTTTATTATCTCTTAAGACAAAAATAGACTATATAAAAGAAGTAGATAAAGGAGTAGGAATAAGCTATGGATTAACGTATGTAACAGATAAAAAATCAAAAATTGCTACTATTCCTATTGGCTATGCAGATGGATTTACAAGGATGCTGTCAGGAAAAGGGGAAGTATTAGTAAATGGAAAAAAAGCACCTGTTGTAGGAAGGATTTGCATGGATCAATGTATGATTGATGTTACTGATATATCAGATGCAAAAATAGGAGATGAAGTAATTTTAATAGGAGCTGATGGAGAAAATAGCATATCTGCAGATGATTTGGCAAAAAAGCTAAATACAATTAATTATGAAATTGTATGTATGGTAGGACGAAGAATTCCGAGAGTTTATATAAAAAATAATAAAATTGTAAAGATAAAAGATTATTTATTTGATAAAAAAGATTGA
- a CDS encoding CopG family ribbon-helix-helix protein produces MAESKRIMISLPNTLLQEVDNIVAMEKGNRSQFIREAMRLYIRERRKIQIRENMKKGYREMGAMNLALSEVGLDLDISALKSYEAKLAECE; encoded by the coding sequence ATGGCTGAGTCCAAACGAATTATGATTAGTTTACCAAACACACTTTTACAAGAAGTAGATAATATTGTTGCAATGGAGAAAGGAAACAGAAGCCAATTTATTAGAGAAGCGATGAGATTGTATATTCGTGAAAGGCGTAAGATTCAAATAAGAGAAAATATGAAAAAGGGTTATAGAGAAATGGGGGCTATGAATTTAGCATTATCAGAGGTAGGATTAGATTTAGATATAAGTGCACTAAAGAGCTATGAAGCAAAGTTAGCGGAGTGTGAGTAG
- a CDS encoding type II toxin-antitoxin system PemK/MazF family toxin, with the protein MIVKRGDIFYADLSPVVGSEQGGVRPVLVVQNDIGNKYSPTVIVAAITSQINKAKLPTHIEISASEYGLPKDSVVLLEQIRTIDKKRLREKIGHSDEEMMNKVNEALLISFGLIDF; encoded by the coding sequence GTGATTGTAAAAAGAGGAGACATATTTTATGCAGATCTTAGTCCTGTTGTTGGTTCTGAGCAAGGTGGTGTAAGACCGGTCCTTGTTGTTCAGAATGATATAGGAAATAAATATAGTCCTACGGTTATTGTGGCAGCAATCACCTCTCAGATTAATAAAGCAAAGCTACCAACGCATATTGAGATTAGCGCCTCAGAATATGGGTTACCGAAGGACTCAGTGGTGTTATTAGAGCAGATTCGAACTATTGATAAAAAGAGACTAAGAGAAAAAATAGGGCATTCTGATGAAGAAATGATGAATAAAGTAAATGAAGCTTTATTAATTAGCTTTGGATTAATAGATTTTTAG
- a CDS encoding DNA alkylation repair protein, giving the protein MDIFESFYNSRNEENSIKMAAYMKNKFHFLGIKKPERAKLSRDFLKQRKKDVSIDWNFVFKCYGMLEREFHYLALDYILLLKKRLVPEDINNIEKLITTNSWWDSTDCLDNIVGYMCLQYPQLKNSVILKWIDCDNIWLKRVAIDFQLKYKDKTDVNILSKAILNNCNTYEFFINKAIGWSLREYSKTNKEWVKNFLKENKLSALSIREASKYL; this is encoded by the coding sequence ATGGATATATTTGAAAGCTTTTATAACTCTAGGAATGAAGAAAATTCTATAAAAATGGCAGCATATATGAAAAACAAATTTCATTTCCTTGGCATAAAAAAGCCTGAACGAGCAAAGTTAAGTAGAGATTTTCTTAAACAACGTAAAAAAGATGTGTCTATTGATTGGAATTTTGTATTTAAGTGTTATGGTATGCTGGAGAGAGAATTTCATTATTTAGCTCTAGACTATATTTTGCTACTTAAAAAACGACTTGTACCAGAGGATATCAACAATATTGAGAAGCTTATTACAACAAATTCATGGTGGGATAGCACAGATTGTCTAGATAATATTGTTGGGTATATGTGTTTACAGTATCCACAATTAAAGAACTCTGTAATCTTAAAATGGATTGATTGTGATAATATCTGGTTAAAAAGGGTAGCTATAGATTTTCAACTGAAATATAAAGATAAAACAGATGTTAACATTTTAAGCAAAGCAATACTTAATAACTGTAATACATATGAATTTTTTATAAATAAAGCTATAGGATGGTCGCTAAGAGAATACTCAAAGACTAATAAAGAATGGGTTAAAAACTTTTTGAAGGAAAATAAATTATCTGCACTTAGTATTAGAGAGGCAAGTAAGTATCTTTAG